TTCAATATTGTTGAAAAGGCAAAATCATTAACCTCCCAGCATTGGAATTAATCATTAAGCAAATTTAATTACCATTAACGAGAAGTCATTTAttattgggataatttcagaaacctgcCCTGAGATTTTTGACTATTTCACTTAGTTTccttgaagttttaaaaattatacttacCTCCCTTAATTTGATACTTTGGTAGCCAAACCTTAAAATAAGgtcaaaaatttaatgaataccCTAAAATGCCCTTATCTTATAAAGTTTAATTCATTCTTCTAAACAATTGTAAAGTAATTTGAtacaattattttaaaaaaaggagTCTCGAGTTTTTCACgctaatattttttatttaataatcaaTTATAACAATAAATCTTTTGCTATGATAAGCTATTTTTTACAGTGTTTTATTGGGAATATAGATTCTTTTTAAGATAGAGAACAAAGTGTTAATTATCTTGTGCTTTTTAAGTTTATGGACTATGTTTTTAATAAAAGTTTACGAACTAGTTTAGTGCTGGAACTACCATAGTTTGTAGTGATTTTGGGTCAtttgtttttaattattattgacttattcttgattttgataaaaaaaaaaaaaaaaagagttacaaAAAATTGGATGATATTAAAAGCCATAAAAAAATTACTAGTTTAACGTTTGATCTGGATAGATATTAGCAAAAACATTGATAGTTCTTCTATACTTCTaatgaaatataagagaaatgaataagaaaaaaaaagaaaaaaaattataaaatccatCCTTTGTATAAACATGGCAACAAGagagttttattaaaatattaaggCTAGAATTATCATTCTAAATCGGTAAgggaggtaggtgtaattttgAAAACCTTAAGGGAGccacatgaaattatcaaaaacctcaagggaagtttctgaaattatccctttattaTTTCTGAACAAGAAGCGTAAATATTATTATCAACCTGCATGGAACCGAGGCCGGAGCATGTGGATGTGCGGAGACTTGTTTCCCACTTCACAATCCATCCCCTCCATCCTCCATGATAAACTACGTACCAAGCAGTTGGTAGAAAATGGCAgaaacctctctctctctttctctttcttgtttttgcaCACAAATATAAACGAGTGCCAGCCTATTTGTTAATTTGATGGTATTTCTTAGAGCTTGCGCAATCGATTGCTGTCAAACAGGTGGCTAAAGTTTAAAGAATGTATACGAGTTTTTTAGCTATTCTCTTCCCTTTTCACTTTTCAATTGTTTAATATCTAAACCGACCAAGTGTTGAAAAGCCGTGCTACGGGCATACGTAATTGCCAGAACAACCCACGTCGCTGAAACGATGATTATGCAGTATTAACTATCATTTGGGTAATCAAATTTTGATTCGAGTTATTGTATTGTCCCTTCAATTGAACTATCCTTAAGTAACCTCTAACGTGCGCCTTATTCCTTGACCGGTGTGAAGTTCTGTACGTTTGCTCGTATGTGGGAGGGAGGCGTAAAAGGCCACTGGATTGAAGGAAAATGGTTCCTTATGCCCATAAACGATTTACCGAGTTACTCGTTTGGAAGGAGCAAGTTGGAATTAAAAGGAGCACATTAATCAAAAGGCCATGGTAGGAATAGGAAGCCATGAAAGGTTTGTATTAAAATATTAATCAACTCTGGGCAAGGCAGAGCGGGTGGCCTGTTTCAACTGGTGGAGAAAGATTATGTAGATCGTGCCTAATTAAAATTAGCGTAACCCAATATTTGTTGACTGAATCAATCACTAATTTAATGACCATCATATCGTATAATTCAACCCTATCAATCCCCTTACATAGACAGGCATGTAATTGCATCACTtactataatttttattttatttttttttaaaaaaaggctGTGATGTTTTTTAATCCATTCCCACTGCACTAAAACAAGCCCCACAGTTTCATTTCCAACTTAATAAATGCAAACCGGCACAAATTTGATGCGCCGCGCCCTctttttgtgtgtttttggTTGGAGGGTATGTTTATACGTACTGCTGTGGGAGCTGGAAGGTACTAACGTTCATTAGAGAGAGCGAAAGGAATTCATGCAgaagcttcttttttttatagttAAACCATCTAGTAACATGTAAAAATTAATCACTTAATTCTTACGCCTATCGCGTTCTTTCGTTACAGTATCGATTTCtgtttaaaaaaacaaaaagttttCCTGCTTCTGTAGCAACACATACGCAGGAAAGCATGTAGATATGCGTATACGGTATCCCGTTCACACGGACTCGCTTGTACATGCACAAAAACATTATACATGATGCAAACAACTTACAGCATATCTACTGATCATAAGCAAAACTATGAGAAGTAGTTAAGGATGGCAAGCAAATTTAAAGGAGAGGTTGTAAAACTTtggattaaaaacaaaaaagtctcATATGATATACTTAATACACAGGAAAGTCCCTCGTGATTTCAAAACGTACAAAACGACggctcatgttttgaactaaattgtaacaCTAACGGAATTCAGTAAACTTAACGGAATTCGGTAAATATAACAGAAAATTTAATGGAATCCAATAAACATAACTGTAAACTTAACGGAATCCGAGAAGCTTAACAGCTGAGACCGtcatttccgttaaatttaCCGGATTCCGTCagttttacaatttagttcaaaatatgatATTTCATTTTGTACGTTTTGAAACCATAGGAAGTTTTCCTGTGTATTAGATATACCACATaagactttttttttgtctttaaccCTAAACCTTTTTATATCAATGttgaactcttttttttttgtgggttaaagattaattttatatacactaataATGGATACATTGTCATGATTGAACGGATGTTAAATACaacatttattctttttttttgatgCAAACTTTTTAACCTTTTATCAATTAGAGAATCAATTTTGAAGTTTAGTCTGCATAAACATTCAAAAGGGTTTCCTATCAAATTAAAACGGTAAGGACACCGGTCAGTGACTGACTACAATAACGTTCTTGATTCGAGTTTCGAATCCTCTCCTATTCTTTGATTTCTTTCCCTCTTTTGAGAATTAAAGTCTTCTCTCAAACAAAAAGAACTTCTAAAACGGACTAACACAATAATGTATACAATAAAAATGAAACTTAATTAAGTGGCAGAAAGTATAAGCTCGATCCAGAGTTAAGAGCAGAGGTTCGTACAAACATTATAGGAATAAATAGTAGCATCAGCAATTCGTCTCCCCAAAATAGTGGAGCGGTGCAACATTTCCCACCTGACAATTGCCACACTCTTGAAACACGAAAATAGCTGTGGCCGGTGCATATCGTTTCTTTATAATTGAAAAAATGGACGgagatatgaaaaaaaaaattgaaaaagtagcACATACATCCATAGGCTCTTGCAATGCAGCCACGCCACTGCTGccctcaagaaagaaagaaagaaagaaagagcaaATGTGCCATCTTAGATCTTACAGTAGCCGTCCCACGTTGTCCGAAGCTCGATATTATTAACCCAGAAAATGTCTTTTCGCATTTGGATTCATGAAAGACGACAACTCATTTACAATTTATAAAGCTGCGAGCGATTGTTGGGAAAGCGAATCAGAAAAGACGGGGAATTAATTATTTCTCCCGGAAACATGATTAGGCGCCGTTATGGGCAGTGGAGATCTAATTACTGGTTTTTACTGCTCCTCGTGTCATATTAGAGACGACGCACTaactttaaaaataaaaatgcgtGCTTGGTTTGTTTGTATATATACCACTTCCATGACCAAAAAATGAGATGAAACCCgtgattcattttttttttaaaaaaaaaaaaaaactgaaatgcattttattactatttaattctaaatagaagaaaaatgaaaattactttTGTCAATAGTGAAAGAGGAAGTGAAATTACACGATGAAGGGCGCAGATTTCAGACTTTTTTCTTTCACAATTTATTTAATAAGACCATATTTGCCGAGTGTTGATGATTCAAAAGTACGCAtcctttataattttttttaaaaaaacttttgaTAGTACTACATTTCTTGAGATCCTGATGCTATGATTGTGCTGATGATGCAGAGCGTTTTTCGAGTTGTAACCGACTTTCCAGAAGACGTTGTTGTCGATTAATGAATCAATTACTGTTTACGAATGGAGTAGCTCATTTTTCTTCTGAAGTGCACCCACCATTCATGATTGCTCCAATTGGGCTTCCGATTATTTTTCCACTCCATTTTGGGAAGAACATGCTCAAGCAAAAGTAGACATCTTTCCCAAATGATTAGCGTGGCTCATACATTAATAAGTGGTATGATGTTGCCTTTTGGATCGATATCCAGAAGTTTATGCAACGTTCTGAATAAATTTGTCACTAACTGCATTTTTCAACCAAGAGTTAGTGTGCCATGGAACACTCATAAAATGTGGCGCCTAATTGAAGCAATTTGTCTGTTTTCCTCCCTAATTGAAACATGTTTGCTgttaggctttttttttttttttgcggttTATATTGACGAAAATCTTGTTGCAAGTTGTTGTTGCTTAGCTTAGGCTACCGGCTTACGAGCACCGACTTTGGCAACAGTCAGAAGGTCAACCAATTATTGAACGTGATATGGGTATTTCATAAAAGAAtcaggattaatctttcctgcGCTGACACTGTCAGTATTGGATGAATGACAGTTATGCAAAATTTATATTTGAAATTGCATACACACGTTATGAATCAAACaataatagtgtatacactgtcagtgtatataaaatttaaaatttctaaCCAATGaacataaatttaaataaaGCCATAGACTCGGAACTTCCGGCGGAATGAATCCTCCGATACTGAGAacggaaaaaattttcagttcaaATGAAAGTTAAGATGCTTGTCTTTTGGGGGCAAAAGAGGGATAAGAAACTGGTTAGCTGAAAGCCTGAAACagtgggggtgggggtggggaaGATAAAGTATaagatatttttaattttatccaCAAAATGTTATGACACTAAAATCGTTGAGAatcgaaaaagaaaagaaagaaaccgagCAAGTCACAAGTCATAACAAGAACATATATTCGTAACTTGGACAAGTCATGTCACGTGTTGCTTGCTGCCGGTGCAGTAATCTGAAATTCTGAATGACCACGAAGGTGGTGGAATCGAAAATGTTGGAGAtcgctttcttcttccttcttgggcGTCGAAGAAACTttacatttttccttttttggattGAGAAGGATATTGTTTGGTCAAAGATGAAAGAAACCGCAAGTGTAAATGAGAAACTGATTGTTTGGTGAAAGATGAAAGAAACCACGCAAGTGTGAATGAGAAACTGATTAATGGAAGCTTCTGAGCGAGGCATCGCATCCGGCAGTATGTGGTGATGGTCACCCCAAAAGTTTGGTTGACCTTATTCCTATTGGCTGCATGAGATCCAGTGGACCTCTTATTATTGTTGAGTATTTGATTGCTAAACCAAGTTTTGTGGAGAAGATGCCTCGTAACCTGCATGCCCAACCTAGCAATTTCCCCTACGCCAATGAATTCTGGAGGACATGAAAATTAAAGGGAAAGAAGAGGGATTTTGCATAATCACGGTGCCAGACGAGGCCGACGGAAAATTGTGATGCTAGTAAGTATGATGAGCTAGAGCTGCAAACAAATCGAAACCGAGCTCGAGTCGATATTGAGCTCTAGTCGAGCTCGAACTGGTTCAAGTCAAACTTGAggtcgaactcgagttcaaaattttaaactCGTTAGCTTGCGAAACTAGAGTTCGAGCTGGCTCGAGTCaaatttgagctcgaactcgagttcaaaatcTCAAACTCGTTAGCTTGCGAGTCGACTCTCAAGTTCGAGTACAcgtatatattattttttattttaataataaaattacatatatattcttaatattttattatttattaagaaaaaaatattatttatttattttttaaaaataaaataataatttatttattttttcgagctcgagctcgagttttaaATTGTCAGCTCgttgaactcgagctcgagctcgagttcaatAAAACTAAGTCAAGACTCGGATCGATTAGGCCAAAATTCGATTCGATTCAactcgtttgcaaccctacAACGAACCTTCCTCGTCATCAATCAACGTACGTAGTAGTACTGTAGCAGGCGAAGAAGAAAATGTTGGGACCCTTTGCTTTGCATAATTGATAATACCCCCGCCCATGAAGCAAGTACCCTGCTACTGAGTGATCGGCCGAAAcggatgatatatatatatatatagagagagagaatgtATAGTGGGATAAATATCCAAGATGGCTGGTCGCGCGGAATTTGGATATCCAGATATATGGATATAGATAGTAGTATTGGGGTGGTGGGGGAGGCATGAAGCAGTTGGGTCTCCAGATAATGAAATTATCCAATGCAAATGCAATGACGTTCTTCTCTTCTCCGGTGcgtaaataaatgaaataaaagtgagtgacagggggggggggggggcggtcAGTTAACACCTACCTAAATAATGTACTAGTACTCGTATGTATCCATATATTTAtggacacacacacacacacatacatatgcATCAACAGCGATGGCTTGAAACTGACACTGCAGCAACGTGCTGTAGTAGGAGGACAAGAAAATGTTGGGACCCTTTGCATAATAGCCCCGCAAATGAAGCAGGTAACCAATTGATCGGCCGAAACAGAtgatgtataaaaaaaaaaaaaaacgtataGTGGGATAAATATCTAAGATGGTTGCTCGCATTGACATTTGGATGCCCAGATATATAGATATAGGTAATAGCATTGGAGTGGTGGGGGAGACATGAAGCAGTTGGGTCTGCAGATAATGAAATTATCCAATGCAAATGCAACGATGTTCTTCTTCTCCGGTGtgtaaataaatgaaatacaaaTGACACACAGACACAAACGCACGCATCAACAACGATGGCTTGAGGTTGACATGGACCGGCTTTTTAAAGTTTCAAGTGAGATTCAGATCGGACAAGAACAGGAGAGGTTTAAAAAAGAATGATTAAGCTAATCAAAAGAAAGAGGCGTTCGAGTTTggataaacacacacacacgcacacacactACTTGGTCTTGGTCATGGAAATGGAAATTCGTAGGTAGGTAGGGACGTAGGCGCATGTAAGACTTGGGGGGAGGTGGCCACTCTTCAATCGTCAGGACAATATTTTACGAATCTTGCCTGCCCGTAATTTTTGCAAAGTAGAGCAGCCTCATCTCATGTTTGttaaaaaacttaaaatagAATCTCACGACCAATCTTTCTACTACTCATCTTTTTTTCTCTGTAGAGAGAAGAGATTAACTTGGCGGGGTGTGCCAGCACAGCAGCCCATTGATACAAAACTAAGTTTGGTAGTAGTAACATTGACATACAAAGCGGGATTTGATTCTTACagacttttttttcttgaacAAGGTCCATATCATGACTCTACAGAGTTTGATGTGCAATCTTTGGAACCCCTCTCTCTATCCACCCTTTATAGTAGTAAAGTGATACACATGGCCTGGCTTGGTAAGACATCTGATAGCTTGCTTCTTTATTGCATGTAGACCAGCTTTGTTGtaccaaaaacaaataaataaataacagaAAAAGAACAGCCccattatataatttatatgtagggtggtgattttttttttttttttttttatatttacaGAGACGCTAATTGTCGTTGTTATCAttaatttctttctcttcttcgtGATTTCACTGTTCCCATTCCAGAGGAGAGGATACACATCATAACCATTGATTTCCCCATCACTTTGCCAAAGGATCCTGCCTTTCAATTCACCACGTTCGCTTGAAAACAGAGCTCTCCTGGGATATCCACCACCCGTCGCAGAAGGCTTGCCCAGTGCGTCTTACTCCAAAAAAATAGAGAGCTCTAGGCATGTTATCAACTTCGAAAAACAATAGCGATCACAAAAAACGCAAATTACTCATCAAGTGATGACTGCTTTATGATTAGAAGTCACAGCTTATTAACAACCAAGATCTTTTTCCAACCACACCAACTAATTTACATCACCAAAAGGAGTCCTATTGGATGACATCTCCAAACGCTTTCCTCCTAGTTGCTGCTGAGTTTTGTTCCCGTCACTGCCTATTTTTCGTTTACTCTCTAAAGTTGCCGCCGCTGTTCTCATTTCCTCTATGAATGTGACGCTGGGAATTTCTATCTTTCGCTTCTCAGGAACATAGTCAGTGTTCTGATCGACCTGCTTGGGAAGAAGCATCGTTCAGTAAATCAGAATTTGTGGCAGCAAGAATACTTATGATTGACTGACACAAATGcgcagagtttttttttttctgatagGTTAGATATAGGCGTAAATGTGTTACATGCTCTTATAGTTTAGTGTCTAAAGGAGTTATAAGCAACCACGCACCAAATAATCTTTTTGAAGGCCTTGTTCCAGCCTTTTCCGTATGTCAGATATGCGGACACCGTGGTTCTCTCGTAATGTACCCAGCGTATCTGAGCAGATCTTTGAcatgcattgcatttggttcTTGTTTTGATGGTCCAGCATCAAAGAATCTGCAAATGAACTCCTGTGTTAGATAGATGCTGGCTTTGACCTCTATGGAAAAATTCAAGCAAAAAGAAACCACAACTCGTGCAAAGAGATTTAATTACCCTTCGCAGAGACCAGCAAATCTTGGCGCTGGGCTTCATATTGTGCATCAGTAGATGAGGAAGTTGATACGAGTTGTTGATGTGCTGCGCAATTTCCGTTGATTCTTTCCCTGTCATGTGGAGAAAGAATGAACACAAGTACAAAGAGTATATAATCAAGGCAGAGACTGTTAAAAACATCAGTAGAAGAAATAATTTGGAAGGCTTACCGAGCAACCGACTCTATCTCTGCAAGACCCGAATTTATTAGACTATTGATGCCTAACTGTGCATTTTGCTGATGCTGGCTGATGCAATCCATCTTATTTGCACTATACATGCACACAACAAAAAATAGCTTAAGTTCACAGGAGTAGTTTTCTCAAGGATTGAACAACTGCTAATCAGACAGATCATGATTTCCCTTCCCTACAAATGTTTTAGTTCAATAACAGTTATTGtcattcaagttcaaattttgaAAGCAGTACTAGACTACAGCTCTGTCTGTTGGGTACCGCTAATTTGCTGTTGTTAGTGAACTATCttcaagttcaaattttgaTAGCAGTACCAGACTACATTTCTATCTGTTGGATACTACTAATTTGCTATTGTCAGTGAACTGTCTTCTTTCTCCCcccaccaccccccccccccccatagTCGACAATATATTAAACTCATAACACGATATGCTGCAAAGGGATATATAAGAGCAGACCATTCCAGCAGGAAATCTTCCGTTGTTGCTCTACTCTGTGCTGAGATGAACGTGTCCTCCGTATAACTGGACTTCACCTTCTCCACATATTGATCTAACTCCTTCTCTGCTTTACTTGAAACCAACTGTACATTGGACAGCACTTTGAGAAATTTCTTATTCTCTTGTAAACATGAATCCTCAAATTTTCTTGAGGCATCAGACAcctgaattttttttcaaaaccaaaaggATGAACATGTTATTAGTTATTTTACCTCTAGAGAATCCAAGATGAGAAAGGACAAAGTGGCTCACCATATCAGTTCTCTTGGCTCTCAGACTTGCTAGTATTGCTGCAATTTTTTCCATAGCCAATTCTTCATCTCGAAGTGCATCCTCCTGTTTATGTGGAGAGATAACAACTATGTCATGTTAGGAATAGTTTATTGTCTTCAATATCAACCACATATGATGCCAAGACAAAAAGACCACCTTGAAGCTCCTTTCAAAACTTTGAAATTCATGGAATTTATCAATTTTGCtttcttcaagaactttcatcAGTTCAGAAGCATGATAACTAATATCAGTGAAAAATTTAAGTGTTGCCCTTGAAATTTCTTGTGCTGATATCAGACTTCGATGTAATCCCTGCATTAGCCATAAAATAGTCAACTACAATGACAGAGAAGATAGCAATTCTAAATAAAAATGGCGTTGCTAATATCAGCATAAGATAACAAGATAAACCTCTTCTCGTTGCTGGACAGAGAAAGCTACTAGTTGTCTTTGCTCATCAACAGATCTTTGAATGTCCAAAATAATATCCTTGGCCTCTAAAATTGCAGTTCCAAGGAACTACATATACAAAGAAAGGCATTATATCTAGGCAATAACTATATACATATATCCAAtacaataaaatgaaaagaatcAAGGTCTTAGTACATTCTTCACTTCAGTTGCTTCAGATAATATCATAGAATTCATCTGCTGCATATCAGAAGAAGCTTTCATCTGCAGGGCATCAgcaaattctctcaaagcttccgTTCCTGAAGTATAAGTCTCTGTCATTCTCTTGATTTTTGATTCCATAACCTGGGCCACCTGATGGATATTGAAGGTATGAAACTCAACTGTATGACCATACAAATCTCAAAACTTTTTTCTGTATTGCATCAGTTGCTTACATCACATTTGCTTGCAAGAAATGAGCAGATGTGCTCTTCCATGCTTCCGAGTTGTTCATGTTGCTCACCTACTGACCCAAGAATGGTTTTATGTAGGTCCTTTAAGCTTTGGTCAAGCCGTGAACCAAACGTAAGAAGCAAACTTTGATTTTCTGCTTCCAATCTATCCTTCTTTTCTGAAAATAGTGCACATGTTAGTGCAGTTGGATGACTTGTTGCTTCCAAAAATATCGCATCTTTCACAACCATTGAtaatttttggtgttaatcaGCATAGAAACATGTCTACAACTCTACATCTTTAACTGAAACAAATTCCTGTAAGAATTGGAAAATATTTACTGAACCTCATCACTTCTTCCACAACAACTTCAAAAAAGCACGAAGATTTTGATCAATAAACAATTTAAAAGAGTGCGTATGCAAAAACAGATTACGAACGTAGGAGTAGTTTTGCAAAAACATACCTAGTTTTGCAAACAGAGCAGCAATATCCTCTGATGCATGCAGCAAATTGACACGCAGCTCCTTGGCACAATCAGTTAAACAGCTTTCTATTTGAGCACCAAGAGAATCAGAGTGTGGGATAACTTGCTAACAGAGGCACTTAATTTCAGAAACATACACTCTTTACCTGAATGTTGTAGTTTGGATATCATAAACTCCTTCTCCTTCAACTTGATAGTAGCTATGTTGTACTTCTCCTGTAGATCTTGCAATTCCGTGTTCTGTCTTTCAAGATTTAACTAAAATACAGAACCTTAAAATTattaataaaacaaatgataacCGAACTCAACATATTTATAGCACTCTGCTACATGTACCTTACAATCCTTGAGCTCACTTTGAACATTCAACTTCTCTTCTTGCTCAGTGAGATATAACTCCCGGAACTTTGTAACTTGCTGGAACAGTAggaatcatgattagaaaatggtgcaaccaaaaggaaaaaaaagaaaagcaataaGTAGTTCAAGTCTGCAAGGTAGTTATACCTTCTCACTGATGTTTAGATCAATCTCTAATTGCTCCATCTTCTCATTTCTTGCctacaaaataaaaatacagcTTAAACCTTCAGAAATTCAAGCACATTGAACAATCGGGATGGATGAGGATTTCTTGTTACAGTGAAGCCACCTCATGCAAATAGTGTTCCTCATTACTTTCTAAGAGATCCATGAGAAGAAGTGTTACACAGAGTTCAATTGGCAGAAATCTTATTCTTACTCAGAGAAGGTAGTGCTTTTGGAGTCTTGGAGGTCATCATCTGGCATGGCTCACCATATATTGGTGTATAAGCATATGCAGCTTTCACATTATGTTTTTATGTTTTCAAAACGAGTCATTTGggagaaagtgcaaaaagggAAACTTTGAGATAGAGAACTTACATTAGAAACAAATTGCGACTTGTAAGACTTCTATAAATCACATATCCAATACCCTACTAATGGACTATAAGAAACAAGGCAGCTGAAGTATGAGAATGCCCTATGTGAAGCACTGCACGAGGTGATGGGTTGAAACACAAA
The Coffea arabica cultivar ET-39 chromosome 6c, Coffea Arabica ET-39 HiFi, whole genome shotgun sequence genome window above contains:
- the LOC113696121 gene encoding kinesin-like protein KIN-5B, whose amino-acid sequence is MMSRTPDQLRKVGTGLSAPSPRPFLTPRPERRMPKLDSRASTHEWNSNRPDKDTNNNKEVNIQVLLRCRPLCDDELKMNVAKAVTCNESKREVTIWQNVASKQVDRVFTFDKVFGPKAQQRSIYDQAISPIVNDVLEGFNCTVFAYGQTGTGKTYTMEGGMRNKGGDLPAEAGVIPRAVRHIFDSLEAQNADYNMKVTFLELYNEEITDLLATEDFSKPLEERQKRPISLMEDGRGSVVVRGLEEETVYSANEIYNLLERGAARRRTADTLLNKRSSRSHSVFSITIHVKESAIGDEELIKCGKLNLVDLAGSENISRSGVREGRAREAGEINKSLLTLGRVINALVEHSVHVPYRDSKLTRILRDSLGGKTKTCIIATISPSAHCLEETLGTLDYAYRAKNIKNKPEANQKMLKAVLLRDLYLEVERMKEDVRAARERNGVYIPHERFLQDEAEKKARNEKMEQLEIDLNISEKQVTKFRELYLTEQEEKLNVQSELKDCKLNLERQNTELQDLQEKYNIATIKLKEKEFMISKLQHSESCLTDCAKELRVNLLHASEDIAALFAKLEKKDRLEAENQSLLLTFGSRLDQSLKDLHKTILGSVGEQHEQLGSMEEHICSFLASKCDVAQVMESKIKRMTETYTSGTEALREFADALQMKASSDMQQMNSMILSEATEVKNFLGTAILEAKDIILDIQRSVDEQRQLVAFSVQQREEGLHRSLISAQEISRATLKFFTDISYHASELMKVLEESKIDKFHEFQSFERSFKEDALRDEELAMEKIAAILASLRAKRTDMVSDASRKFEDSCLQENKKFLKVLSNVQLVSSKAEKELDQYVEKVKSSYTEDTFISAQSRATTEDFLLECANKMDCISQHQQNAQLGINSLINSGLAEIESVARERINGNCAAHQQLVSTSSSTDAQYEAQRQDLLVSAKDSLMLDHQNKNQMQCMSKICSDTLGTLRENHGVRISDIRKRLEQGLQKDYLVDQNTDYVPEKRKIEIPSVTFIEEMRTAAATLESKRKIGSDGNKTQQQLGGKRLEMSSNRTPFGDVN